The Acidobacteriota bacterium genome has a window encoding:
- a CDS encoding sigma-70 family RNA polymerase sigma factor, producing the protein MRLFTKKPADISAKAVDDYGRLVLKVAYRIVPNADQAQEIFQETFLRFHAACTRGEVIAYPKAWLCRVATNVAFNARRRQRAMLGIEEDTAVDSNADRDVERRVLLDRVRDLASELPDRQRTVFALRNFEGCTYAEIAAQLGCSVGAARSSEYKALKKIRAWMATV; encoded by the coding sequence ATGAGGTTATTCACGAAGAAACCGGCCGATATCAGCGCCAAGGCCGTAGACGATTACGGACGGCTGGTCCTCAAGGTCGCCTACAGGATCGTCCCCAACGCCGATCAGGCTCAGGAGATCTTCCAGGAGACCTTCCTCCGCTTCCACGCCGCTTGCACCCGCGGCGAGGTGATCGCCTATCCCAAGGCGTGGCTCTGTCGAGTGGCGACCAACGTCGCCTTCAACGCGCGGCGCCGGCAGCGGGCGATGTTGGGAATAGAAGAGGACACCGCGGTGGACTCCAACGCCGACAGAGACGTGGAGCGTCGCGTGCTCTTGGACCGGGTGCGCGACTTGGCATCGGAATTGCCCGATCGCCAGCGCACCGTCTTCGCCCTGCGCAACTTCGAGGGATGTACCTACGCCGAAATTGCGGCGCAACTGGGGTGCAGCGTGGGTGCGGCAAGGTCCAGCGAATACAAGGCACTGAAGAAAATCCGAGCTTGGATGGCCACCGTCTGA
- a CDS encoding type II toxin-antitoxin system RelE/ParE family toxin — translation MTVLILAEHIDGLIAGSPPGWRVHRLSGNRRDEWSISVSANWRITFEEEDGYIDRLNLEDYH, via the coding sequence TTGACGGTACTGATCCTGGCCGAACACATCGACGGGCTTATTGCCGGCTCCCCGCCCGGCTGGCGTGTCCACCGGCTCTCAGGTAACCGACGGGATGAATGGAGCATTTCGGTTTCCGCAAATTGGCGGATCACATTTGAGGAAGAGGACGGCTACATTGACCGCTTGAACTTGGAGGATTACCACTGA